GACAGCTGCGTTCACTGGCCCATCCAGCAGTCATGAAGCATCTGTCCTGAGTCAGTCCCTGTGCCAGGCTCCCAGAGACCCAGGGCAATAAACCAGGCTGAGGTGGAGGGCACAGTGTGAGCAGGGACAGTGACCTGAGGGAGGATGTGGAAACATTGCTGGAACAGGTTCATGATCCTAGGGAAGCTGAACATCTCGACGACTGTAGAATAGCATGTGTAACAAGGTCATGTGTAAGTAAGTGTGGAATAAACAGTGCTAATTGAATGCATGTGCTGTAGAGACCCACAGCGGGGGAGAAATCAAGGTGTGTTCCTTAGAGGATGGCATTGAGTCAGATTTTGAAGGAAAGCACAGGGTGACTTAGTAGGAAATTAAGAGGGAAGGCATTGTAATTTAGCAGATGGTTCCGTGAGAAGGCAGGAAGATGGTCTGAGCTTGGGCTGCTGTCACAAAATACCACCAAGTGGGTGGCTTTAACAACAGACACTTAATATCTCCCAGTTCCGGAGACTGGGAAGTCCCGGATCCAGTTGCTGGCACATTTGTTGTCTGGTGAGGGCCTCTCTTCCTGGTTCACGGGCAGTTGCCTTCTTGCCAGTCCTCATgtggcagagggagggagagagagatctcatgtttcttcctccttttttgtAAGGCCGTTAATCCATCACGAGGGCTCCCACTCACATGACCCCTGTGTGCAGAGAGCCAGCCCTGGCTTCTGCTCTTCTGGGACGTGGTCCCATCCTGGGGGCTCCACCCCCAGACCCTCACCTAATTAGggtccaaaggccccacctcctaacagCAGCCCCAGGGGCCTGAGAGCTTCAGCCTGTGAATTTTGGAGGGAAcccaaacattcagtccataacaggtGGAAAGAAGTAAAGGAATGTCTGGTTTTAGAGTCAGAGCAAGTGAAATGCACAGAGGTCATTGGTAGTTGTTAATGGGACACGTTAGAAGCCAGGTTCTGGCTAGAAGTTTCCCTTCAGATCTCTTCAGCGTTGGTCTGTATTTCCTTTGTCCTGTAGGCCTGGGGAGCAAGGACAAGGAGGCAAAGACCCAGCTGGCAGACCCCAAGGGGCAGCTCGCTTGCGGGCGGGCAGAGAGGTGTGGGGAGGCCGCTCTCCAGGGCCCGGAGTCGGGAAGACCAAGCGAGCAGCAGGCCGGGAGCTCGGTGGGAAACGCGCCCGGGCCGCTCCTGCCCCAGCACAGCGTTGCCCCGCTGCCCGATGACCTCCAGACCCACAGCTCCTTCTGGAAGCCTTTCCAGTGCCCTGAGTGTGGGAAAGGCTTCAGTCGGAGCTCCAACCTGGTCCGACACCAGCGGACGCACGAGGAGGAGAAGTCGTACAGCTGCGGGGAGTGCGGCAAGGGCTTTGCGCTGCGCGAGTACCTGCTGAAGCACCAGCGGACGCACCTGGGCCGGCGGCCGCACGTGTGCAGTGAGTGCTGGAAGACCTTCAGCCAGCGCCACCACCTCGCGGTCCACCAGCGCAGCCACACAGGCGAGAAGCCCTTCCAGTGCGCGGACTGCTGGAGGAGCTTCAGCCGCCGGCAGCACCTGCAGGTGCACCGCCGGACACACACCGGTGAGAAGCCGTACACCTGCGAGTGTGGCAAGCGCTTCAGCAGGAACGCCAACCTGGCGGTGCACCGGCGGACccacacgggcgagaagccctATGGCTGCCAGGTGTGCGGGAAGCGCTTCAGCAAGGGGGAGCGGCTGGTCCGGCACCAGAGGATCCACACCGGGGAGAAGCCGTATCGCTGCCCGGCCTGCGGCCGCAGCTTCAACCAGCGCTCCATCCTCAACCGGCACCAGAAGACGCAGCACCGCCAGGAGCCCCCGGGTCAGTGAGGGTGCCTGGCCTGGATGCACCTGTTTGGCTCACGGGACCTTCCGGGAGCACCAGTGGAGGGAGACCTCGTGGGAGGAAGTACCTACTGTTACTTCCTGAAGGGCTGCCGGTGTCAGGAGTGTTGCGTGTGGAGAGGCGCTTTGACCCCTTTTATTTCCCCTCGTTTCAGACGCTGGGTAAGGGAGAGGCCTGCTTTAGTTGAGGTGCCACGTCTCTCACCCAACTGGTGCTAGCACTTCATAACCTTTCCAGGAATTGATGGTCCAAGTTTCAGTTCATGTCAACATTTTTCTCCTTCCATGTATGTTCACATCCACCTCCTGAGCAAATCTGGGCCTCCTAGTGAAATCTTCTCACCTGTCAGCAGTTGGAACCTCATTTTCCTGAGGGCTGTGTCCCTGCAAGATCATTAGCTCAGACTCTgattccctctctctccccagttctcttccatttaacaaatatttattgaacacctactgccCCAGTGACCAGACAGCTGAGACCTCATTGCCCCAGAGTGTGGGATCAGGCTCTGGAAGCAGATTTGTTAATAAAGCAGAGCGTCCTGAGTTACATTCCTGGTGAGTGCTGAGTGAGAGGAAGTTCTCTGCTCCAACTGCCCAGTTCCTGATCTTTCCCTCCCCAGCTGGGTCGCTTAGGCATCCGCCTTTATTTTACTCTCTCTATGGCCCCTTCCTCTCTGTGACCTACTCTCAGTAGTAGtttctcccattccattgttCCTTGAACAAAAACAGCTGTCCACACATCTGTTAGGaaattaatattttgcttttggtCACTGTCTAAACatgagagtatttttttttaaaaatccagtttggAATGAAGTTCTAATTAAATGAGTCTGAAAGATGAACTGGTATTAATACATTTGATGGCACTTTACAGCATATAAAATGCACTTCCCTGTTTTCTCACTTgactcattccacaaatatttattgaggccTGACAGTGTGCCAGGGACTCTTCTGGGTGCTTGAGGTAGGTTAGTAAATAAAATGGGGGGAGTCCCTGTCCTTGGGGAGCTTACCTGTTAGTGAATGTGTTTGATCTTCAGAATCACCCGAGGTGGAACCTGTGGATACTCCCAGATACTGTCCGGACCTGGGCATCTGGGCCTGTGCCTCCGTCCTGTCTGCTCTGGCCCCGCAGTGCATTCGCGACCACCTGCCTCTTGTTTCTGAATCATCTCTGTCCTCGGTGCATCTCGGTCCTTGTCATCTGAGAGGTGCTTGGAATCCTCAGGCCACCTGGAGATGATGAGACGGTAGCTGGCTGTTTTTATATGAATGCTAATTTAGGAAAAACAAAGATGTTTTTaggaattaaatacatttttttaaaaatgagaagatgCATTATCTGTAACTGTGTTTAAGCTCTCATATTATTTTGCCATCATTAAAGGGTTTCCTTTTTCTTGGACTTTCTGGAAACTGCCTAACTAGCCCAGACCATGCTGCAGTGCCTTTGGATGCCGCTGCTGAGTGAGTTAGTCTTCTGATGGGACTGTAAGTTAGTTGTCTTTGGACTGTGTCCTGTGTTTGCAAGATGTGATTTGTTTCATGGTGCCTCTTAATACTATCTTCTTTCACTGGGGTTTCCCCCCCCATTTTCCATTGTAAATGGGATATTGATAAATGGTAATGACTTTAATACAGAGAGTTGCATTACTCACTCCGATTTGAAACACATTATTTTATCACTTATTTGGCAGGTAACCATGGTGTTTACATTTGACTCAGCAGAAGACGTCCTGGCCCTTCAGTTGTCCCCGTGAGGCTGTGAGTACTGTGAGACGTCCACTTTCTGAGATGCTGGACTGCCATTTCCCAGCACTGTTGAGTCCAGGTGCAGAGTCAGCTCTTTTCTGCCTCACGCCTCAGACAAGCCAGGCAAGGCTCATAGCCACCTGAAGTCCAAACCCAATGACAGGCTTCCCTCAGCCTCTGGCTCTAGTCTGTAGGACATAGGGGCTGACCTGACCCGAGTTTGGTCTTTTCTGAGAGGTGTGTAGGGGGCATGGGCCAGCATGGGTTTGGCGTTGCTCATCAGTGGCCTTCTGTTTACCTGAATTAAATGGCAGATTCTCTGAGCATACACTGGGTTTTCAGCCAGTTGGGATCTCAGAAGGGAGCTTCTGTAAGAGTAAGAACTTGCTGTCTTCCCGTGTGGACTCCCTTGTTTGCTTTGAGACCAAAGCTTACTGACGGTTCCTCCAAAGAGTCCCAAAAGGAACATTTTCCCATAGAGCTGTAGTAACCTTATTTTTGATAGCTATTCAAATGCCAaatattgttttctgtatttttctatttagGAATTTTTTTAGAATAGAGAATTTCAAACATACATAAATGAATCCTCATGTATTCATCATTTAGCTTTAACCATTTGTTTATGCATAGCCAATCTTGTTTCATTTCTGCCCCGtcctcctcttcatcttcctCCCCAGCTGaagtattttgaagcaaatctcaaATGTTTATAGATATTTCAGTGTATACTGCTAAATGTTAaggattcttaaaaaaattataataataactaCATTGCTATTATCATacctaaaaaattaaatagttccTTAATTCCCAATTAATgtacttaaaaaagaaaccacatgatttttaaaaagctcctttAAGATCAAAGTAAGATCCATAAATTGTAATTTGTTGCTTGTCTTCTAAGTCTGATATATCTTTTCCCCCTTgatatatgcttttcttttttatttggccatgctgcatggcttgtgcgatcttaattccccaactagagattgaacccatgccccctacagtggaagcacagagccctcaccactggaccaccagggaagtcccttcccttgaaaatttatttgttaaaaCAACTGGATTATTTTTCCTGTGGACTTTCTCACATTCTGAATTTTATTGCTTGCATACTCATGGCATAGTTAAATATAGTTCTCTGCCATCTGATTAACTAAAAACTGCAGGTGTAGAGGGCTAGTCAGGTTCATGTTTCACATTTTGGCAAGAACATACTACAGATGGTGGCTTGTCTGGGTTGTTTCTCATTATATAATGTTAAGAGCctaaatgtgaagtcaagtgggccttaggaagcatcactatgaacaaagctagtggaggtaatagaatttcagttaagctatttcaaatcctaaaacacgatgctgtgaaagtgcaacactcagtatgccagcaaatttggaaaaagcagcagtggccataggactggaaaaggtcagttttcattccaatcccaaagaaaggcaatgccaaagaatgctcaaactaccgcacagttgcactcatctcacatgctggtaaagtaatattcaaaattctccaagccaggcttcagcaatacgtgaaccgtgaacttccagatgttcaagctggttttagaaaaggcagaggaaccagagatcaaattgccaacatccactggatcatggaagaagcaagagagttccagaaaaacatctatttctgctttattaactatgccaaagcctttgactgtgtggatcaccatgaactgtggaaaattctgaaagagatgggaatacaagaccacctgacctgcctcttgataaaattgtatgcaggtcaggaagcaacagttagaactggacatggaacaacagactggttccaaataggaaaaggagtatgtcaaggctgtatattgtcaccctgcttatttaacttctatgcagagtacatcatgagaaacgctgggctggaggaagcacaagctggaatcaagattgccaggagaaatatcaataacctcagatatgcagatgatatcacccttatggcagaaagtgaaagaagaactaaagagcctcttgatgaaagtgacagaggagagtgaaaaagttggcttaaagctcaacattcagaaaactaaaatcaaggcatctggttccatcacttcatggcaaatagatggagaaacagtggctgactttatttttttgggctccaaaatcactgcagatggtgactgcagccatgaaattaaaagacgcttactccttggaagaaaagttatgaccaacctagacagcctattaaaaagcagagacattaccaacaaaggtccgtctagtcaaggctatggtttttccagtagtcttgtatggatgtgagagttggactataaagaaagctgagcgccgaagaattgatgcttttgaactgtggtgttggagaagattcttgagagtcccttggagagcagagagatccaaccagtcaatcctaaaggaaatcagtcctgaatattcattggaaggactgatgttgaagttgaaactccaatactttggccacctgattcgaagagctgactcatttgcaaagaccctgatgctgggaaatattaaaggcaggaggagaaggggaggatgaggtggttggatggcgtcaccaactcaatggacatgggtttgggtaaactccgggagttggtgatggacagggaggcctggtgtgctgcagtccatggagtcacaaagagttggacatggctgactgactgaactgaactgaagagcctaAATGCATTTATTTCACTAATTCTATAAAAGAATCTTCATTTATTAGCTGGGATGCCTCACAGCTGTATCTGTGCACTCATACAGTTCACAGAGGAAAGGAAATACTGGATTCTTCGTTCCCTTATTTACCCATCTTCACAATAATGATCTCGTGGCTTTTCTCCTAAACTAATCACCATGAAAGTGGtcagtgattattattttttaataaaaaatggatTCTTGAATTTAACCAATCCATCACAGTTGTTGATGCTCAAATAATTTCAGTTCTGACCAGTGGGAGCCTCTTCACATTGGCTCCTGATTCTGTATAACCCTAATCACCTTTGATGGCTTCTTTGCTCTCATGTGACAGGGTATTATAAGCTCATCTTGTTCATTTCAAGCCCCCCTTGAGAGTAAAGGGAAGTGCTGTTATGTTAGGACAGTGGTGTAAACTGGGACTCCAGGGCAAACAGGGACAGTTGGTCACTTTATATTTAGCCCTCACTGTGTGTGACAGGGTGTCTGCAGTTCCCTCACGCTGGGCTAAGGCTGTGCACTTTCAGGGCCTAGCTGTGTGTGCCATGCCGGCTGTGGTGGTGAGAAAGGCTGCTGCTCCCAAGGGGTATGACCTTTGGAAGAGAAACccctttttatttcttgggcATTAACAGACCAGATAACTTTCTGCCTAAGGTCTGTCCTGGGGagcaaatggattaaaaaaaatgcttctcaAAATGTATGCCAGGGTGAATGTTGTCTGCAGACTGATTAAGTATGCTAGGGAGAAGTAGGAATACCTTTGTTGCTTAAAAAATAAGCTGGTTTCTTATCCCATCACCTTCACCCTGCAACACAAGTTGTCTGGATCCACTTTTGAGATGGGGAAAGGAGCTGTCAAAACATGTCTCCTTGCTCTTGTAAACTTTGCCTGAGTTTCTCAACCTTGACACTGTtctcactgtgtgccaggcacttctTTGTCTTGGAGGCTGCCCTGGCTTTTTTGTGGGTCATAGGCTGTTGAGCAGGATCCTTGTTCTCAGTCTATTTGATGACAGTTGTGACAACTAAAGTTGTTTCCAGGCCTtcccaaatgtcccctggggcaAAATTGATCTTGGCTGAGAACCTCTGCCCTTAGGGTTCAGGGTAAGTGCTGGGGCGAATTAGATAGCTTAGCTATTAGAAGAAAAGACTGGGTTTCTAAGGCCTGGACCTTAAAGACCCCTGGCCTAATTTCTAGAAAACAAAGGAGCTACTAGAGCTCATGGGTGTTAAGTGCAGTGTTGCCAGGCAGAGCCAAGAGCTACTGAAGCTGAGTCTCAGGGTGGGTGCTGGGATCTGTCACAGGCAGCCTGGCATGTGGCTTTGGGTTCTCTTCAGGCAGGCACTTGCTGTGAAGCCTCCACACAGCAGTGAGCTGGGCCTGGACTCACCATCCCCAGTGAAAGCAGGTGCATGTTGGGGGCCATGCAAGCATGGTGCAGCCACTGCCAACATTTTTGCCTCCATAATAAGGTCTTCAGGGCCCACAGTAGACATAAATATTTGAATGGATGAAAGCCCTGGATTTCTACCTTTTTCATGGCTAGAAGTCtctcaagtgtgccttaggaaggaAGAGCACTGAAGCACGGTGCCCCTTGGTGGCCCCCCAACCTGGCAGTCATCTGTAACTGCTGCACGCCATCTGCAGGGACATCAGTTCACTTAGCAGTTCTACAAGTCAGAGCAGCTCACTTGGGCTTCTTAAAATTTCATATccctttcttgcctttttttttttttttctttattgtctcaGTGAAGGGCATATTTCTAGAGACTGGTCTTGTGCAACCCATTCCCAGGGTTGATACCTTTCAATAAAAAACTACATAAACATTTGTAATGAAGTGGGGAGGGTAGGCTGTCATCTTCTTTGTGTTTGTCTCCGGGAACTTAAACTGCTGGGAGAGTGAGGGTGGAAGGGGTGGGTGATGCTGGTGTTGCACCCTGAGAAGCAGAGGGACTGAGGAGATGGAAGAGCACAGAGGGGCCAGTAAAAGGgctgtcttcactgctgtgtgcactAGTCACAGCTCATGGTTTCCATGGCCAGAGACCAGGAAACACAGCAAATGCAAGAGCTGGCTTCATATTTCCCCTTCCtacttaaaaaatgtatttattgagaaggtggtgtatgagcttttagACAAAGACTGGGAAAAGGGATGGTAGAAGTCTATATTTGTCTTCTTGAGTCCCACCCCTGGGAGCTATTTGAGTCTTAGACCATCTCCATGTCTGTGAAAAATTTGAGAAAACCCAATCTCTATCATCTGGATGTATCATGGACTTCTGTGGAAGGGCTTAGCAGATTCTCTGAACAGGAAGAAGTAGAATGGATGATGAACAGTTAATTGTTGAGAACCAGTCTTCCTGTAGGTTTTCCCAGCTTTCAGTTTTAGGAATTCCAGCCACCTGGACTAAGGTGCTgatgaaaagaatggaaaataagagatggaaaaaccaagagttAAAACAGTGTGGTGGTAGCACAGATACACCAATGGAGTGGAATACAGGTTCAGAAACAGACCCATCTTTGTATGGAAATCTAGCATATAATAAAGATGATATTGCAtggaaaaattaacaaatttgaattcacaaaaaagataaaagtgactcttgaacatatgaaaagatgttcacctTCACTCATGAAATAAATGCCAAGTAAAGCTACACTGAGATATTATTTCTTATCCTATAGATTGGTCATACTTCAAAAGCCTGACTACATGTGTTTGATGGgtttgtggggaaaaaaggaattcTTAGGCACCTCTGACAGAACGCAAAATGGTACAACTTTATGTGAGGGGAATTTAGCAGTGCTATATCTAACAAAATTACATGTGAATTTAGTCTAAAGACACGCCTCTAACAATAAGAAGAGACATGCACTAGACAATTCATTGCAGCGTTCTTTGTAGCTCCCTGGTAAATCCCACCGGGTGCTGGTCACATCTCTGTTGAAGTGCTTTATATTTCAGGAAGTTCCTGGAGCAGTGGGGCAGGTAACTTGATCATGTGGTATTTGACTGTAGAAGAT
This portion of the Bos indicus x Bos taurus breed Angus x Brahman F1 hybrid chromosome 25, Bos_hybrid_MaternalHap_v2.0, whole genome shotgun sequence genome encodes:
- the ZSCAN25 gene encoding zinc finger and SCAN domain-containing protein 25 isoform X1, translated to MLVERPGMAEEPQQQMGGHVVKLEKELPWGRTREDPSPETFRLRFRQFRYQEAAGPQEALRELQELCRQWLRPELHTKEQILELLVLEQFLTILPREFYAWIWEHGPESGKALVAMVEDFTQRALEAKAVPCHVQGQREETTLCRDPWEPSVHLGPVEVKPEWGMPHGEGIQDLDRGTEEQLSQDPGEGTQAFQEQALPVLQAGAGLPAVSTRDQEVAASFLTAGSQGLGPFKDMALAFPEEEWRHVTPAQIDCFGEYVEPQDCGVSPPGLGSKDKEAKTQLADPKGQLACGRAERCGEAALQGPESGRPSEQQAGSSVGNAPGPLLPQHSVAPLPDDLQTHSSFWKPFQCPECGKGFSRSSNLVRHQRTHEEEKSYSCGECGKGFALREYLLKHQRTHLGRRPHVCSECWKTFSQRHHLAVHQRSHTGEKPFQCADCWRSFSRRQHLQVHRRTHTGEKPYTCECGKRFSRNANLAVHRRTHTGEKPYGCQVCGKRFSKGERLVRHQRIHTGEKPYRCPACGRSFNQRSILNRHQKTQHRQEPPESPEVEPVDTPRYCPDLGIWACASVLSALAPQCIRDHLPLVSESSLSSVHLGPCHLRGAWNPQATWR
- the ZSCAN25 gene encoding zinc finger and SCAN domain-containing protein 25 isoform X2, translated to MLVERPGMAEEPQQQMGGHVVKLEKELPWGRTREDPSPETFRLRFRQFRYQEAAGPQEALRELQELCRQWLRPELHTKEQILELLVLEQFLTILPREFYAWIWEHGPESGKALVAMVEDFTQRALEAKAVPCHVQGQREETTLCRDPWEPSVHLGPVEVKPEWGMPHGEGIQDLDRGTEEQLSQDPGEGTQAFQEQALPVLQAGAGLPAVSTRDQEVAASFLTAGSQGLGPFKDMALAFPEEEWRHVTPAQIDCFGEYVEPQDCGVSPPGLGSKDKEAKTQLADPKGQLACGRAERCGEAALQGPESGRPSEQQAGSSVGNAPGPLLPQHSVAPLPDDLQTHSSFWKPFQCPECGKGFSRSSNLVRHQRTHEEEKSYSCGECGKGFALREYLLKHQRTHLGRRPHVCSECWKTFSQRHHLAVHQRSHTGEKPFQCADCWRSFSRRQHLQVHRRTHTGEKPYTCECGKRFSRNANLAVHRRTHTGEKPYGCQVCGKRFSKGERLVRHQRIHTGEKPYRCPACGRSFNQRSILNRHQKTQHRQEPPGQ